In the Mytilus trossulus isolate FHL-02 chromosome 1, PNRI_Mtr1.1.1.hap1, whole genome shotgun sequence genome, one interval contains:
- the LOC134692465 gene encoding DNA-binding protein RFX2-like isoform X9 yields the protein MATQTFVTDLQAMNPTVVQLQSSKQAQQIQNADSSQKSQGTTIIQSAQGHPQQFVITTSAVQEALENQHGHENVTLQQGGPTVYSTQVQQGTTFQTEYGQTMYTPVSGTYYQTASGTQVATGLTQLGTMQGQILQHQTGTYLIQGGTMDGEGTPLTTTTRASPATVQWLIDNYETAEGVSLPRSTLYNHYLRHCQEQNLDPMNPASFGKLIRSVFLGLRTRRLGTRGNSKYHYYGIRIKASSPLNQFTDDQTMAMRQQPMYQGKKFRPPNKSDEDSYDSAQHGPVDAATAQQQQHQQFLGDASGALPNFGTIDTTKIPLPDGVTLDHIKAFEKMHKEHAEAIVDVVVNLQFSLIEALWQGFWRNTPPDQMIADNDYEKRLPREKLYAVSSYEPLQEYVRKADYAFYQALVEVLIPDVLRPIPSSLTQAIRNFAKSLENWLKGAMTGVPDKMYKAKAGAVSAFAQTLRRYTSLNHLAQAARAVLQNTSQINQMLTDLNRVDFANVQEQASWVCQCEDTVVQQLQEDFKQTLERQNSLEQWAVWLESVVNKVLKPHENTDNFPKAARQFLLKWSFYSSMVIRDLTLRSAASFGSFHLIRLLYDEYMFYLVEHKVAAATGETPIAVMGEVRQFIDLSSAVMLGTLESDSVPSPVINKAPASKPTVTRDHTGQEHTTTLMVLTSNSGSHNVNGNVISTASNPTTVTVRAATAQNSVPGAKTIVVMPVSNAVGSGDASAKRLKVE from the exons ATGGCTACACAGACCTTTGTAACAGATCTGCAGGCCATGAATCCAACAGTAGTTCAATTACAG AGTTCAAAACAGGCACAGCAAATTCAGAATGCAGATTCATCTCAGAAATCTCAGGGTACTACAATTATACAGTCTGCACAAGGTCATCCTCAACAGTTTGTTATAACAA cATCAGCTGTCCAGGAAGCTTTAGAGAACCAGCATGGACATGAAAATGTAACGTTACAACAAGGTGGACCAACTGTTTATTCCACCCAAGTACA gCAGGGTACAACTTTTCAAACAGAATATGGACAAACAATGTACACACCGGTATCTGGTACTTACTACCAGACAGCTTCTGGTACACAG GTAGCTACAGGATTAACACAATTGGGTACTATGCAAGGACAAATTTTACAACACCAGACAGGTACATACCTGATACAGGGAGGGACAATGGACGGAGAAGGTACCCCACTTACTACCACTACCAGGGCATCACCAGCCACA GTTCAGTGGTTGATAGACAATTATGAGACAGCAGAGGGTGTAAGTCTGCCCCGGAGTACATTATATAATCATTACCTTCGTCATTGTCAAGAGCAGAATTTAGACCCAATGAATCCAGCGTCCTTTGGTAAACTGATAAGATCTGTATTTCTTGGTCTGAGAACAAGACGTTTAGGAACAAG AGGAAATTCCAAGTACCATTACTATGGTATTAGAATAAAGGCCAGTTCACCTCTAAATCAATTTACAGATGACCAAACAatggcaatgagacaacaacccatgTATCAGGGTAAAAA ATTCCGTCCCCCCAACAAGTCAGATGAAGACAGTTATGACAGTGCCCAACATGGACCAGTAGATGCTGCAACAGCTCAACAGCAACAACACCAACAGTTTCTTGGAGATGCTTCTGGAGCCTTACCTAACTTTGGAACAATAGACACAACAAAAATACCCTTACCAGATGGTGTTACCCTGGACCATATTAAAGCCTTTGAAAAAATGCATAAAGAACATGCTGAG GCAATAGTGGATGTAGTGGTCAATTTACAGTTTTCATTGATTGAAGCTTTATGGCAAGGATTTTGGAGAAATACACCTCCTGATCAGATGAT agcagataatGATTATGAAAAGAGATTGCCAAGGGAAAAATTATATGCTGTTAGTTCATATGAACCACTTCAAGAATATGTTAGAAAGGCAGATTATGCTTTTTATCAAGCCTTAGTAGAAGTTCTTATACCTGATGTGCTGAGGCCAATACCAA GTTCTCTTACTCAAGCCAtcagaaattttgcaaaaagTTTAGAAAATTGGTTGAAGGGTGCAATGACTGGTGTTCCTGATAAAATGTACAAAGCAAAG GCAGGAGCAGTTAGTGCTTTTGCTCAAACATTAAGGAGATACACATCATTAAATCATCTGGCACAGGCAGCTAGGGCAGTATTACAGAACACATCACAGATAAACCAAATGTTAACTGACCTCAATAGAGTGGACTTTGCTAATGTTCAA GAACAAGCATCATGGGTATGCCAGTGTGAAGACACAGTTGTTCAACAGTTGCAAGAAGATTTCAAACAGACATTAGAAAGACAAAACTCTTTAGAACAATGGGCTGTATGGCTAGAAAGTGTTGTAAACAAAGTGCTCAAACCACATGAAAACACAGATAACTTTCCTAAAGCTGCAAGacagtttttgttaaaatggtCCTTTTATAG CTCAATGGTGATCAGAGACCTGACCTTACGTAGTGCAGCAAGTTTTGGATCCTTTCACCTGATTAGATTACTATATGATGAGTACATGTTTTATTTGGTGGAACATAAAGTAGCAGCAGCCACAGGAGAAACCCCTATAGCTGTTATGGGAGAGGTCAGACAG ttcaTTGACCTTAGTAGTGCTGTTATGTTAGGAACATTAGAATCTGATTCTGTGCCTTCACCTGTTATAAACAAAGCTCCAGCCAGTAAACCAACAGTTACCAGAGATCATACTGGTCAGGAACATACAACTACACTTATGGTTCTGACTTCAAATTCAGGTTCACACAATGTCAATGGAAATGTGATATCTACAGCCTCTAATCCGACAACAGTGACAGTCAGAGCAGCTACCGCCCAAAATTCTGTCCCAGGGGCAAAAACAATTGTTGTTATGCCAGTTTCCAATGCAGTTGGATCTGGTGATGCAAGTGCCAAAAGACTGAAAGTTGAATAA
- the LOC134692465 gene encoding DNA-binding protein RFX2-like isoform X4, with product MATQTFVTDLQAMNPTVVQLQSSKQAQQIQNADSSQKSQGTTIIQSAQGHPQQFVITTSAVQEALENQHGHENVTLQQGGPTVYSTQVQYVDDPSLYSTNGQMQGTTFQTEYGQTMYTPVSGTYYQTASGTQVATGLTQLGTMQGQILQHQTGTYLIQGGTMDGEGTPLTTTTRASPATVSATVQWLIDNYETAEGVSLPRSTLYNHYLRHCQEQNLDPMNPASFGKLIRSVFLGLRTRRLGTRGNSKYHYYGIRIKASSPLNQFTDDQTMAMRQQPMYQGKKFRPPNKSDEDSYDSAQHGPVDAATAQQQQHQQFLGDASGALPNFGTIDTTKIPLPDGVTLDHIKAFEKMHKEHAEAIVDVVVNLQFSLIEALWQGFWRNTPPDQMIADNDYEKRLPREKLYAVSSYEPLQEYVRKADYAFYQALVEVLIPDVLRPIPSSLTQAIRNFAKSLENWLKGAMTGVPDKMYKAKAGAVSAFAQTLRRYTSLNHLAQAARAVLQNTSQINQMLTDLNRVDFANVQEQASWVCQCEDTVVQQLQEDFKQTLERQNSLEQWAVWLESVVNKVLKPHENTDNFPKAARQFLLKWSFYSSMVIRDLTLRSAASFGSFHLIRLLYDEYMFYLVEHKVAAATGETPIAVMGEVRQFIDLSSAVMLGTLESDSVPSPVINKAPASKPTVTRDHTGQEHTTTLMVLTSNSGSHNVNGNVISTASNPTTVTVRAATAQNSVPGAKTIVVMPVSNAVGSGDASAKRLKVE from the exons ATGGCTACACAGACCTTTGTAACAGATCTGCAGGCCATGAATCCAACAGTAGTTCAATTACAG AGTTCAAAACAGGCACAGCAAATTCAGAATGCAGATTCATCTCAGAAATCTCAGGGTACTACAATTATACAGTCTGCACAAGGTCATCCTCAACAGTTTGTTATAACAA cATCAGCTGTCCAGGAAGCTTTAGAGAACCAGCATGGACATGAAAATGTAACGTTACAACAAGGTGGACCAACTGTTTATTCCACCCAAGTACAGTATGTAGATGATCCAAGTCTCTACTCAACCAACGGGCAAAT gCAGGGTACAACTTTTCAAACAGAATATGGACAAACAATGTACACACCGGTATCTGGTACTTACTACCAGACAGCTTCTGGTACACAG GTAGCTACAGGATTAACACAATTGGGTACTATGCAAGGACAAATTTTACAACACCAGACAGGTACATACCTGATACAGGGAGGGACAATGGACGGAGAAGGTACCCCACTTACTACCACTACCAGGGCATCACCAGCCACAGTAAGTGCTACG GTTCAGTGGTTGATAGACAATTATGAGACAGCAGAGGGTGTAAGTCTGCCCCGGAGTACATTATATAATCATTACCTTCGTCATTGTCAAGAGCAGAATTTAGACCCAATGAATCCAGCGTCCTTTGGTAAACTGATAAGATCTGTATTTCTTGGTCTGAGAACAAGACGTTTAGGAACAAG AGGAAATTCCAAGTACCATTACTATGGTATTAGAATAAAGGCCAGTTCACCTCTAAATCAATTTACAGATGACCAAACAatggcaatgagacaacaacccatgTATCAGGGTAAAAA ATTCCGTCCCCCCAACAAGTCAGATGAAGACAGTTATGACAGTGCCCAACATGGACCAGTAGATGCTGCAACAGCTCAACAGCAACAACACCAACAGTTTCTTGGAGATGCTTCTGGAGCCTTACCTAACTTTGGAACAATAGACACAACAAAAATACCCTTACCAGATGGTGTTACCCTGGACCATATTAAAGCCTTTGAAAAAATGCATAAAGAACATGCTGAG GCAATAGTGGATGTAGTGGTCAATTTACAGTTTTCATTGATTGAAGCTTTATGGCAAGGATTTTGGAGAAATACACCTCCTGATCAGATGAT agcagataatGATTATGAAAAGAGATTGCCAAGGGAAAAATTATATGCTGTTAGTTCATATGAACCACTTCAAGAATATGTTAGAAAGGCAGATTATGCTTTTTATCAAGCCTTAGTAGAAGTTCTTATACCTGATGTGCTGAGGCCAATACCAA GTTCTCTTACTCAAGCCAtcagaaattttgcaaaaagTTTAGAAAATTGGTTGAAGGGTGCAATGACTGGTGTTCCTGATAAAATGTACAAAGCAAAG GCAGGAGCAGTTAGTGCTTTTGCTCAAACATTAAGGAGATACACATCATTAAATCATCTGGCACAGGCAGCTAGGGCAGTATTACAGAACACATCACAGATAAACCAAATGTTAACTGACCTCAATAGAGTGGACTTTGCTAATGTTCAA GAACAAGCATCATGGGTATGCCAGTGTGAAGACACAGTTGTTCAACAGTTGCAAGAAGATTTCAAACAGACATTAGAAAGACAAAACTCTTTAGAACAATGGGCTGTATGGCTAGAAAGTGTTGTAAACAAAGTGCTCAAACCACATGAAAACACAGATAACTTTCCTAAAGCTGCAAGacagtttttgttaaaatggtCCTTTTATAG CTCAATGGTGATCAGAGACCTGACCTTACGTAGTGCAGCAAGTTTTGGATCCTTTCACCTGATTAGATTACTATATGATGAGTACATGTTTTATTTGGTGGAACATAAAGTAGCAGCAGCCACAGGAGAAACCCCTATAGCTGTTATGGGAGAGGTCAGACAG ttcaTTGACCTTAGTAGTGCTGTTATGTTAGGAACATTAGAATCTGATTCTGTGCCTTCACCTGTTATAAACAAAGCTCCAGCCAGTAAACCAACAGTTACCAGAGATCATACTGGTCAGGAACATACAACTACACTTATGGTTCTGACTTCAAATTCAGGTTCACACAATGTCAATGGAAATGTGATATCTACAGCCTCTAATCCGACAACAGTGACAGTCAGAGCAGCTACCGCCCAAAATTCTGTCCCAGGGGCAAAAACAATTGTTGTTATGCCAGTTTCCAATGCAGTTGGATCTGGTGATGCAAGTGCCAAAAGACTGAAAGTTGAATAA
- the LOC134692465 gene encoding DNA-binding protein RFX2-like isoform X2, which produces MATQTFVTDLQAMNPTVVQLQSSKQAQQIQNADSSQKSQGTTIIQSAQGHPQQFVITTSAVQEALENQHGHENVTLQQGGPTVYSTQVQYVDDPSLYSTNGQIMQSPEPQWQGTTFQTEYGQTMYTPVSGTYYQTASGTQVATGLTQLGTMQGQILQHQTGTYLIQGGTMDGEGTPLTTTTRASPATVSATVQWLIDNYETAEGVSLPRSTLYNHYLRHCQEQNLDPMNPASFGKLIRSVFLGLRTRRLGTRGNSKYHYYGIRIKASSPLNQFTDDQTMAMRQQPMYQGKKFRPPNKSDEDSYDSAQHGPVDAATAQQQQHQQFLGDASGALPNFGTIDTTKIPLPDGVTLDHIKAFEKMHKEHAEAIVDVVVNLQFSLIEALWQGFWRNTPPDQMIADNDYEKRLPREKLYAVSSYEPLQEYVRKADYAFYQALVEVLIPDVLRPIPSSLTQAIRNFAKSLENWLKGAMTGVPDKMYKAKAGAVSAFAQTLRRYTSLNHLAQAARAVLQNTSQINQMLTDLNRVDFANVQEQASWVCQCEDTVVQQLQEDFKQTLERQNSLEQWAVWLESVVNKVLKPHENTDNFPKAARQFLLKWSFYSSMVIRDLTLRSAASFGSFHLIRLLYDEYMFYLVEHKVAAATGETPIAVMGEFIDLSSAVMLGTLESDSVPSPVINKAPASKPTVTRDHTGQEHTTTLMVLTSNSGSHNVNGNVISTASNPTTVTVRAATAQNSVPGAKTIVVMPVSNAVGSGDASAKRLKVE; this is translated from the exons ATGGCTACACAGACCTTTGTAACAGATCTGCAGGCCATGAATCCAACAGTAGTTCAATTACAG AGTTCAAAACAGGCACAGCAAATTCAGAATGCAGATTCATCTCAGAAATCTCAGGGTACTACAATTATACAGTCTGCACAAGGTCATCCTCAACAGTTTGTTATAACAA cATCAGCTGTCCAGGAAGCTTTAGAGAACCAGCATGGACATGAAAATGTAACGTTACAACAAGGTGGACCAACTGTTTATTCCACCCAAGTACAGTATGTAGATGATCCAAGTCTCTACTCAACCAACGGGCAAAT AATGCAATCACCAGAACCTCAGTG gCAGGGTACAACTTTTCAAACAGAATATGGACAAACAATGTACACACCGGTATCTGGTACTTACTACCAGACAGCTTCTGGTACACAG GTAGCTACAGGATTAACACAATTGGGTACTATGCAAGGACAAATTTTACAACACCAGACAGGTACATACCTGATACAGGGAGGGACAATGGACGGAGAAGGTACCCCACTTACTACCACTACCAGGGCATCACCAGCCACAGTAAGTGCTACG GTTCAGTGGTTGATAGACAATTATGAGACAGCAGAGGGTGTAAGTCTGCCCCGGAGTACATTATATAATCATTACCTTCGTCATTGTCAAGAGCAGAATTTAGACCCAATGAATCCAGCGTCCTTTGGTAAACTGATAAGATCTGTATTTCTTGGTCTGAGAACAAGACGTTTAGGAACAAG AGGAAATTCCAAGTACCATTACTATGGTATTAGAATAAAGGCCAGTTCACCTCTAAATCAATTTACAGATGACCAAACAatggcaatgagacaacaacccatgTATCAGGGTAAAAA ATTCCGTCCCCCCAACAAGTCAGATGAAGACAGTTATGACAGTGCCCAACATGGACCAGTAGATGCTGCAACAGCTCAACAGCAACAACACCAACAGTTTCTTGGAGATGCTTCTGGAGCCTTACCTAACTTTGGAACAATAGACACAACAAAAATACCCTTACCAGATGGTGTTACCCTGGACCATATTAAAGCCTTTGAAAAAATGCATAAAGAACATGCTGAG GCAATAGTGGATGTAGTGGTCAATTTACAGTTTTCATTGATTGAAGCTTTATGGCAAGGATTTTGGAGAAATACACCTCCTGATCAGATGAT agcagataatGATTATGAAAAGAGATTGCCAAGGGAAAAATTATATGCTGTTAGTTCATATGAACCACTTCAAGAATATGTTAGAAAGGCAGATTATGCTTTTTATCAAGCCTTAGTAGAAGTTCTTATACCTGATGTGCTGAGGCCAATACCAA GTTCTCTTACTCAAGCCAtcagaaattttgcaaaaagTTTAGAAAATTGGTTGAAGGGTGCAATGACTGGTGTTCCTGATAAAATGTACAAAGCAAAG GCAGGAGCAGTTAGTGCTTTTGCTCAAACATTAAGGAGATACACATCATTAAATCATCTGGCACAGGCAGCTAGGGCAGTATTACAGAACACATCACAGATAAACCAAATGTTAACTGACCTCAATAGAGTGGACTTTGCTAATGTTCAA GAACAAGCATCATGGGTATGCCAGTGTGAAGACACAGTTGTTCAACAGTTGCAAGAAGATTTCAAACAGACATTAGAAAGACAAAACTCTTTAGAACAATGGGCTGTATGGCTAGAAAGTGTTGTAAACAAAGTGCTCAAACCACATGAAAACACAGATAACTTTCCTAAAGCTGCAAGacagtttttgttaaaatggtCCTTTTATAG CTCAATGGTGATCAGAGACCTGACCTTACGTAGTGCAGCAAGTTTTGGATCCTTTCACCTGATTAGATTACTATATGATGAGTACATGTTTTATTTGGTGGAACATAAAGTAGCAGCAGCCACAGGAGAAACCCCTATAGCTGTTATGGGAGAG ttcaTTGACCTTAGTAGTGCTGTTATGTTAGGAACATTAGAATCTGATTCTGTGCCTTCACCTGTTATAAACAAAGCTCCAGCCAGTAAACCAACAGTTACCAGAGATCATACTGGTCAGGAACATACAACTACACTTATGGTTCTGACTTCAAATTCAGGTTCACACAATGTCAATGGAAATGTGATATCTACAGCCTCTAATCCGACAACAGTGACAGTCAGAGCAGCTACCGCCCAAAATTCTGTCCCAGGGGCAAAAACAATTGTTGTTATGCCAGTTTCCAATGCAGTTGGATCTGGTGATGCAAGTGCCAAAAGACTGAAAGTTGAATAA
- the LOC134692465 gene encoding DNA-binding protein RFX2-like isoform X6 yields MATQTFVTDLQAMNPTVVQLQSSKQAQQIQNADSSQKSQGTTIIQSAQGHPQQFVITTSAVQEALENQHGHENVTLQQGGPTVYSTQVQMQSPEPQWQGTTFQTEYGQTMYTPVSGTYYQTASGTQVATGLTQLGTMQGQILQHQTGTYLIQGGTMDGEGTPLTTTTRASPATVSATVQWLIDNYETAEGVSLPRSTLYNHYLRHCQEQNLDPMNPASFGKLIRSVFLGLRTRRLGTRGNSKYHYYGIRIKASSPLNQFTDDQTMAMRQQPMYQGKKFRPPNKSDEDSYDSAQHGPVDAATAQQQQHQQFLGDASGALPNFGTIDTTKIPLPDGVTLDHIKAFEKMHKEHAEAIVDVVVNLQFSLIEALWQGFWRNTPPDQMIADNDYEKRLPREKLYAVSSYEPLQEYVRKADYAFYQALVEVLIPDVLRPIPSSLTQAIRNFAKSLENWLKGAMTGVPDKMYKAKAGAVSAFAQTLRRYTSLNHLAQAARAVLQNTSQINQMLTDLNRVDFANVQEQASWVCQCEDTVVQQLQEDFKQTLERQNSLEQWAVWLESVVNKVLKPHENTDNFPKAARQFLLKWSFYSSMVIRDLTLRSAASFGSFHLIRLLYDEYMFYLVEHKVAAATGETPIAVMGEVRQFIDLSSAVMLGTLESDSVPSPVINKAPASKPTVTRDHTGQEHTTTLMVLTSNSGSHNVNGNVISTASNPTTVTVRAATAQNSVPGAKTIVVMPVSNAVGSGDASAKRLKVE; encoded by the exons ATGGCTACACAGACCTTTGTAACAGATCTGCAGGCCATGAATCCAACAGTAGTTCAATTACAG AGTTCAAAACAGGCACAGCAAATTCAGAATGCAGATTCATCTCAGAAATCTCAGGGTACTACAATTATACAGTCTGCACAAGGTCATCCTCAACAGTTTGTTATAACAA cATCAGCTGTCCAGGAAGCTTTAGAGAACCAGCATGGACATGAAAATGTAACGTTACAACAAGGTGGACCAACTGTTTATTCCACCCAAGTACA AATGCAATCACCAGAACCTCAGTG gCAGGGTACAACTTTTCAAACAGAATATGGACAAACAATGTACACACCGGTATCTGGTACTTACTACCAGACAGCTTCTGGTACACAG GTAGCTACAGGATTAACACAATTGGGTACTATGCAAGGACAAATTTTACAACACCAGACAGGTACATACCTGATACAGGGAGGGACAATGGACGGAGAAGGTACCCCACTTACTACCACTACCAGGGCATCACCAGCCACAGTAAGTGCTACG GTTCAGTGGTTGATAGACAATTATGAGACAGCAGAGGGTGTAAGTCTGCCCCGGAGTACATTATATAATCATTACCTTCGTCATTGTCAAGAGCAGAATTTAGACCCAATGAATCCAGCGTCCTTTGGTAAACTGATAAGATCTGTATTTCTTGGTCTGAGAACAAGACGTTTAGGAACAAG AGGAAATTCCAAGTACCATTACTATGGTATTAGAATAAAGGCCAGTTCACCTCTAAATCAATTTACAGATGACCAAACAatggcaatgagacaacaacccatgTATCAGGGTAAAAA ATTCCGTCCCCCCAACAAGTCAGATGAAGACAGTTATGACAGTGCCCAACATGGACCAGTAGATGCTGCAACAGCTCAACAGCAACAACACCAACAGTTTCTTGGAGATGCTTCTGGAGCCTTACCTAACTTTGGAACAATAGACACAACAAAAATACCCTTACCAGATGGTGTTACCCTGGACCATATTAAAGCCTTTGAAAAAATGCATAAAGAACATGCTGAG GCAATAGTGGATGTAGTGGTCAATTTACAGTTTTCATTGATTGAAGCTTTATGGCAAGGATTTTGGAGAAATACACCTCCTGATCAGATGAT agcagataatGATTATGAAAAGAGATTGCCAAGGGAAAAATTATATGCTGTTAGTTCATATGAACCACTTCAAGAATATGTTAGAAAGGCAGATTATGCTTTTTATCAAGCCTTAGTAGAAGTTCTTATACCTGATGTGCTGAGGCCAATACCAA GTTCTCTTACTCAAGCCAtcagaaattttgcaaaaagTTTAGAAAATTGGTTGAAGGGTGCAATGACTGGTGTTCCTGATAAAATGTACAAAGCAAAG GCAGGAGCAGTTAGTGCTTTTGCTCAAACATTAAGGAGATACACATCATTAAATCATCTGGCACAGGCAGCTAGGGCAGTATTACAGAACACATCACAGATAAACCAAATGTTAACTGACCTCAATAGAGTGGACTTTGCTAATGTTCAA GAACAAGCATCATGGGTATGCCAGTGTGAAGACACAGTTGTTCAACAGTTGCAAGAAGATTTCAAACAGACATTAGAAAGACAAAACTCTTTAGAACAATGGGCTGTATGGCTAGAAAGTGTTGTAAACAAAGTGCTCAAACCACATGAAAACACAGATAACTTTCCTAAAGCTGCAAGacagtttttgttaaaatggtCCTTTTATAG CTCAATGGTGATCAGAGACCTGACCTTACGTAGTGCAGCAAGTTTTGGATCCTTTCACCTGATTAGATTACTATATGATGAGTACATGTTTTATTTGGTGGAACATAAAGTAGCAGCAGCCACAGGAGAAACCCCTATAGCTGTTATGGGAGAGGTCAGACAG ttcaTTGACCTTAGTAGTGCTGTTATGTTAGGAACATTAGAATCTGATTCTGTGCCTTCACCTGTTATAAACAAAGCTCCAGCCAGTAAACCAACAGTTACCAGAGATCATACTGGTCAGGAACATACAACTACACTTATGGTTCTGACTTCAAATTCAGGTTCACACAATGTCAATGGAAATGTGATATCTACAGCCTCTAATCCGACAACAGTGACAGTCAGAGCAGCTACCGCCCAAAATTCTGTCCCAGGGGCAAAAACAATTGTTGTTATGCCAGTTTCCAATGCAGTTGGATCTGGTGATGCAAGTGCCAAAAGACTGAAAGTTGAATAA